The following are from one region of the Methanobacterium veterum genome:
- a CDS encoding NAD(P)-dependent oxidoreductase, with the protein MKIGFLGFGEVASTLAEGLLSNGADVFTCVEGRSLKTKEIAEETALNLCKSNQELAESCDFLISAVTPSQAVKISKEVGKYVKGIYIDINNISPSTAEEALSHIENGKTADASIIGSVRKNGLNAHILVSGPCAKQFLELNQYGMNITVVGNEIGHASAIKLLRSSFTKGISALLFETLYSAYKMGIDEETLEYIAETEGGGFRESAVSRIISSAVHSRRRAEEMEEVIGLISKNSDAKMSKATGEFFKQIYGEINGIGKRPEDYKEIFEIMDNKNRKK; encoded by the coding sequence ATGAAAATAGGATTTTTAGGGTTTGGAGAAGTTGCTTCGACTCTGGCAGAAGGACTTTTAAGCAATGGTGCTGATGTCTTTACATGTGTTGAAGGCAGGAGTTTAAAAACAAAGGAAATAGCCGAAGAAACCGCACTGAACTTATGTAAATCAAATCAAGAACTTGCTGAATCTTGCGATTTTTTAATTTCTGCAGTTACTCCGTCTCAAGCAGTTAAAATATCTAAAGAAGTTGGAAAATATGTTAAAGGGATTTATATTGATATAAATAATATTTCGCCTTCAACTGCTGAAGAAGCGTTATCACACATTGAAAATGGGAAAACAGCAGACGCTTCAATAATAGGCAGTGTACGAAAAAATGGGTTAAATGCACATATACTTGTATCGGGACCATGTGCAAAACAATTTTTAGAATTAAACCAATATGGAATGAACATAACTGTTGTGGGTAATGAAATAGGCCATGCTTCTGCTATTAAACTCCTTAGAAGCTCATTTACTAAAGGAATTTCTGCACTACTTTTTGAAACACTTTATTCTGCTTATAAGATGGGAATTGATGAAGAAACATTAGAATACATTGCAGAAACTGAAGGTGGAGGCTTCAGGGAGTCTGCAGTATCTCGTATCATAAGCAGTGCAGTACACTCAAGGCGAAGGGCTGAAGAGATGGAAGAAGTTATTGGGTTAATTTCAAAAAACAGTGATGCTAAAATGAGTAAAGCAACAGGTGAGTTTTTTAAACAGATTTATGGTGAGATTAACGGTATTGGCAAGCGGCCTGAG